One stretch of Juglans microcarpa x Juglans regia isolate MS1-56 chromosome 3D, Jm3101_v1.0, whole genome shotgun sequence DNA includes these proteins:
- the LOC121254667 gene encoding integrin-linked protein kinase 1-like, producing the protein MLITEYLRGGDLHQYLKEKSSLSPSTAINFALDIARGMAYLHNEPNVIIHRDLKPRNVLLVNSSADHLKVGDFGLSKLIKVQNSHDVYKMTGETGSYRYMAPEVFKHRKYDKKVDVFSFAMILYEMLEGDPPLSNHEPYEAAKYVAEGHRPTFRSKGYIPELKELTEQCWAADMNQRPSFLEILKRLEKIKENLPTDHHWSLFNT; encoded by the exons ATGTTAATTACTGAATACTTACGAGGG GGTGATCTTCATCAATATCTCAAGGAAAAAAGTTCCCTTAGTCCTTCAACAGCTATCAACTTTGCACTGGACATAGCGAG AGGCATGGCTTATCTTCACAATGAACCAAATGTCATAATTCACCGGGACCTAAAACCAAG GAATGTACTTCTGGTAAATTCCAGTGCTGACCATTTAAAAGTTGGAGATTTTGGATTAAGCAAGCTCATCAAGGTTCAGAATTCTCATGACGTGTACAAGATGACCGGAGAGACTGGAAGCT ACCGGTATATGGCTCCTGAAGTTTTCAAGCATCGGAAATATGATAAGAAGGTTGATGTGTTCTCTTTTGCCATGATACTGTATGAG ATGCTTGAAGGGGACCCGCCACTTTCAAATCATGAGCCTTATGAAGCAGCCAAATATGTGGCTGAAGGACACAGGCCTACATTTCGCTCAAAAGGATACATCCCTGAACTGAAAGa GTTAACCGAGCAGTGCTGGGCTGCTGACATGAACCAAAGACCTTCTTTCTTGGAAATCCTCAAGAGGCTTGAAAAGATAAAGGAAAATCTACCAACTGACCATCACTGGAGCCTATTCAATACATGA